A region from the Salvia splendens isolate huo1 chromosome 15, SspV2, whole genome shotgun sequence genome encodes:
- the LOC121769424 gene encoding uncharacterized protein LOC121769424 has product MEKKVIDWLNHEHPLILAENVSKDETSNCYGCGNPVTDLEVAYVCTVQNCSNRIILHKKCGELPIQILHPKHPQHPLHLVDYHQGSELRWCDVCLHDLKPVLGYTCFSCDFDVDLKCERISIDMILEENRQIEHPSHPDHPLTLMRKPSFLFCCDGCGVEDVDMAYICSICEVWIHKSCASLPLILPLNRQYHHHPLSLAFSFPSKYCEYIFECDVCLKRLDRTSWIYFCGICRFFAHIRCVVASTTGDSNLQHDEDDGSDAIEFPLHAHDISKELITPFVMREKGLINIPDVADMPATVKMAVTKARFSFLFNYHKHPLSLVSEMSSKDDEVDHNNMMDERDDDGDDALKICDVCVTPICSPPYYECAPCKYFVHFICSLLPKTLSSPHVLYGGCPETHDTNHKLTLYSSSLSIDMDPKLCRCEACGIVTNGMVYECEGCEMKIDVKCASLPTTIRHASHPRHGSLVMTRIPPAGEEAGKPKRCHCCRYLLKKRIAYCCSGNDCDFALDLRCAMLPASITMREWDKHHSLMLSFDASLDHPSDFICDNCEEGLHPKKWMYHCHQCDVSFHLICLRAASGGYRNIKFGRRFVLDGIHPNHPLTFNHNTIKRRCNLCDVGVYDYCGFECASCYYVVCFLCVRKELSSC; this is encoded by the exons ATGGAGAAGAAGGTTATCGACTGGCTCAACCACGAACATCCTTTGATTCTTGCTGAAAATGTGAGTAAAGACGAGACTTCAAATTGTTATGGGTGTGGTAATCCCGTAACTGATTTGGAAGTGGCATATGTTTGCACGGTGCAAAATTGTTCGAATAGGATTATTCTCCACAAGAAATGTGGAGAATTACCTATTCAAATTTTGCACCCTAAACACCCTCAACATCCCCTTCACCTCGTTGATTACCACCAGGGGAGTGAACTCAGGTGGTGCGATGTATGTTTGCATGATCTTAAACCCGTGCTTGGGTACACATGTTTTAGCTGTGATTTCGATGTTGATTTAAAATGTGAAAGGATAAGCATAGATATGATACTAGAAGAGAACAGGCAAATAGAACACCCAAGTCACCCTGATCACCCTTTAACACTGATGAGAAAGCCTTCATTTCTCTTTTGTTGTGATGGTTGTGGCGTTGAAGATGTGGACATGGCGTATATATGTAGCATATGTGAGGTGTGGATTCACAAGAGTTGTGCATCGTTGCCCCTCATTCTCCCCTTAAATCGCCAATACCACCACCATCCTCTTTCTCTTGCCTTCAGTTTTCCATCAAAGTATTGCGAGTATATATTCGAATGTGATGTCTGTCTCAAAAGATTAGATAGAACAAGTTGGATATATTTTTGTGGTATTTGCAGATTCTTTGCCCATATCAGATGTGTTGTTGCATCCACCACAGGAGACTCAAATTT ACAACATGATGAGGATGATGGTTCTGACGCGATTGAGTTCCCGCTACATGCACATGACATATCGAAGGAGTTAATCACACCTTTTGTGATGAGAGAAAAAGGTCTTATCAACATCCCGGATGTAGCAGACATGCCAGCAACGGTGAAGATGGCAGTGACCAAAGCAAggttttcatttttattcaattatcacAAGCATCCTTTGAGTTTGGTTTCAGAGATGTCCAGtaaagatgatgaagttgatcaCAACAATATGATGGACGAGAGAgatgatgatggtgatgatgcGTTGAAGATATGTGATGTGTGTGTCACACCCATATGTTCTCCTCCATATTACGAGTGTGCTCCTTGCAAATATTTTGTGCACTTCATTTGCTCCTTGCTTCCAAAAACATTATCTTCTCCTCATGTCCTGTATGGTGGTTGCCCAGAAACGCATGATACGAACCACAAACTCACACTCTACTCAAGCTCATTATCCATAGATATGGATCCAAAGCTTTGTAGGTGTGAGGCTTGTGGTATTGTAACAAACGGGATGGTGTACGAGTGTGAAGGGTGCGAGATGAAGATAGATGTCAAGTGCGCTTCTCTACCGACAACTATCAGACACGCATCTCACCCACGCCACGGATCACTGGTCATGACTAGAATACCACCAGCAGGAGAAGAAGCTGGGAAACCGAAACGTTGCCATTGCTGCAGATATTTGTTGAAAAAACGTATTGCATATTGTTGTAGCGGCAACGACTGTGACTTTGCGTTGGACTTGAGATGTGCTATGCTGCCGGCGAGCATAACGATGCGTGAGTGGGACAAGCACCATTCATTGATGTTGTCGTTTGATGCCTCTCTCGACCATCCCTCCGACTTTATTTGTGATAATTGTGAAGAGGGATTGCATCCCAAGAAGTGGATGTATCACTGTCACCAATGCGACGTTTCATTCCACCTTATTTGTCTAAGAGCTGCCTCTGGCGGGTATAGAAACATCAAATTTGGGCGCCGATTTGTGTTGGACGGGATTCATCCGAATCACCCTCTCACATTCAATCACAACACTATCAAGAGAAGATGCAACCTTTGTGATGTGGGAGTGTATGACTACTGTGGGTTTGAATGTGCCTCATGTTACTATGTTGTGTGCTTTCTTTGTGTTAGGAAAGAGTTATCAAGTTGTTAA